Proteins from one Clupea harengus chromosome 17, Ch_v2.0.2, whole genome shotgun sequence genomic window:
- the tnk2a gene encoding activated CDC42 kinase 1 → MGEAMQADEGTDWLMELLTDVQLQQYFLRIRDELNVTRLSHFDYVKTEDLEKIGMGRPGQRRLWEAVKRRRALSKRKSWMSKVFTGKRPETESQASATTVLRGPSPCPASGDQQAALTCLISDRDLTLLEKLGDGSFGVVKRGEWQAPSGRVLNVAVKCLKTDLLEQPEGLDDFIREVNAMHSLDHQNLITLYGVVLTHPMKMVTELAPLGSLLDRLRKRQGHILISVLCRYTVQIACGMAYLESRRFIHRDLAARNILLASNELVKIGDFGLMRALPQNDDHYVMQEHHKVPFAWCAPESLKTRTFSHASDTWMFGVTLWEMFTHGQEPWLGLNGSQILHKIDKEGERLVRPEDCPHDIYNVMLQSWSPKSEDRPTFVALRDFLVETMPTDMKALQDFDEADKLQIHLNEVITIIEGRAENYWWRGQNRQTLKVGQFPRHVVTSVAGLSAQDISRPLKNSFIHTGHGDTDPHRSWGAPDKIDDLYLGNPMDPQDVFGMDPDADRPTKLPNRAKNQPPPRPPQPAILLKKEAFYDSVMDDDDLMVTSVKKLSLPKPSTYLGLRLRPWETQQTDHLSEVSLIDFGDDSFSSASPSPVAEAPTKVPPLPASAPVGSILDAPAPPHSPTLSLPNPLHPTPVLDWDKPLPLLPAYDEVALEYELAPGRGEEDAEVSSISQRAEVSSISQRAEVSSISQRAEVSSISQRAEVSSISQRAEVSSISQRAEQAGHHQQQPPPDGSADRESSGAEKAGVEGNLFLPPLPTDETRFLAQAAQTAQTAQKAQTAQTAQTAQTAQTAQLFQELQREVMVKLRAPPAGRSLPSSPIPMAFTPAGHRQIILPSSFEDKPQVPPRIPIPPMRPSRRARTPSYRSSASLSDEVDRDDRADDAGGQERPPRIPPRDHALSQPSSRAPSPMGPLRVGSPQRSGQGMCCVGTLGSFLSAAPCLPPSPAAPPPKQPVPLTPATHSFARDPQYTTTEAAQAQAKAPCILPVVCDGTKASSTHYYLLPERPAYLDKYERFLRDSESSEDRKTTNMATVRPMIQQKPASKPSYSSTTNSSGIANPPILAWTTNQVSINRSESTAPTLNSVKYVQEAVHGVTVEECQAALLSHSWNVPEAIRYLKVEQLFRLGLKARSECQEALQRCNWNLEQASTQMLDSYGPTRQR, encoded by the exons ATGG GTGAAGCCATGCAGGCAGACGAAGGCACTGATTGGCTCATGGAgctgctgactgatgtccagctcCAGCAGTACTTCCTGCGTATCCGCGATGAACTCAACGTCACGCGTCTCTCCCACTTTGACTACGTCAAGACGGAGGACCTGGAGAAGATTGGCATGGGACGCCCAG GTCAGAGGCGGCTGTGGGAAGctgtgaagagaagaagagcCCTGAGCAAACGCAAGTCTTGGATGAGCAAG GTGTTCACAGGGAAGCGTCCCGAGACGGAGTCCCAGGCTTCAGCCACCACGGTCCTGAGGGGCCCCTCGCCCTGCCCAGCCTCCGGGGACCAGCAGGCTGCCCTCACCTGCCTCATCAGTGACCGGGACCTGACCCTGCTGGAGAAACTGGGGGACGGCTCCTTCGGGGTGGTGAAGCGTGGAGAGTGGCAGGCCCCTTCTGGAAGAGTG TTGAACGTGGCCGTGAAGTGCCTGAAGACGGACCTGCTGGAGCAGCCCGAGGGCCTGGACGACTTCATCCGGGAGGTGAACGCCATGCACTCCCTGGACCACCAGAACCTCATCACGCTCTACGGCGTCGTCCTGACACACCCCATGAAGATG GTGACAGAGTTGGCCCCCCTGGGCTCCCTCCTGGACCGCCTGCGGAAGCGCCAGGGCCACATCCTCATCTCCGTGCTGTGCCGCTACACCGTGCAGATCGCCTGCGGCATGGCCTACCTGGAGTCGCGCCGCTTCATCCACCGCGACCTCGCTGCCCGCAACATCCTGCTGGCCTCCAACGAGCTGGTCAAGATCGGTGACTTTGGCCTCATGAGGGCACTGCCCCAGAACGACGACCACTACGTCATGCAGGAGCACCACAAAGTGCCCTTCGCCTG GTGTGCCCCGGAGAGCCTGAAGACCAGGACCTTCTCCCACGCCAGCGACACGTGGATGTTTGGGGTCACGCTGTGGGAGATGTTCACTCACGGACAGGAGCCATGGCTGGGCCTCAATGGTAGCCAg ATCCTCCATAAGATTGATAAGGAGGGGGAGCGGCTGGTGCGACCTGAAGACTGTCCCCATGATATTTACAACGTCATGTTGCAGAGCTGGTCTCCCAAATCTGAAGACAGACCCACGTTTGTGGCCCTGAGGGACTTCCTGGTTGAG ACGATGCCCACCGACATGAAGGCGCTGCAGGACTTTGATGAGGCAGACAAACTTCAGATCCACTTGAATGAAGTCATCACCATCATTGAGGGAAG GGCCGAGAACTACTGGTGGCGAGGTCAGAACCGGCAGACGCTGAAAGTGGGCCAGTTCCCTCGGCACGTGGTGACGTCGGTGGCCGGGCTGTCGGCTCAGGACATCAGCAGGCCGCTCAAGAACAGCTTCATCCACACGGGCCACGGCGACACCGACCCACACCGCAGCTGGGGCGCCCCGGACAAGATAGATGA TTTATACCTCGGTAACCCTATGGATCCTCAAGATGTTTTTGGAATGGACCCAGATGCTGACCGGCCCACTAAACTCCCCAATCGAGCCAAAA ATCAGCCCCCTCCGCGGCCTCCTCAACCTGCCATTCTGCTCAAGA AAGAGGCATTCTATGATTCGGTCATGGACGATGACGACCTGATGGTGACGAGTGTGAAGAAGCTGTCCCTGCCCAAGCCGTCCACATACCTGGGCCTGCGCCTGCGTCCCTGGGAGACCCAGCAGACGGACCACCTCAGCGAGGTCTCCCTCATCGACTTTGGCGACGACAGCTTCAGCTCGGCCTCGCCGTCGCCCGTGGCCGAGGCCCCGACCAAAGTGCCCCCGCTGCCCGCCAGCGCCCCCGTGGGCTCCATCCTGGACGCGCCCGCGCCTCCCCACAGCCCCACGCTCTCGCTGCCCAACCCGCTGCACCCCACGCCGGTGCTGGACTGGGACAAGCCGCTGCCGTTGCTGCCGGCCTACGACGAGGTGGCGCTGGAGTACGAGCTGGCGCCAGGGAGAGGCGAGGAGGACGCGGAGGTGAGCTCCATCAGCCAGCGGGCGGAGGTGAGCTCCATCAGCCAGCGGGCGGAGGTGAGCTCCATCAGCCAGCGGGCGGAGGTGAGCTCCATCAGCCAGCGCGCGGAGGTGAGCTCCATCAGCCAGCGCGCGGAGGTGAGCTCCATCAGCCAGCGCGCGGAGCAGGCCggccaccaccagcagcagccccCTCCAGACGGCTCCGCAGACAGAGAGTCCTCCGGCGCTGAGAAGGCAGGCGTGGAGGGCAACCTCTTCCTGCCGCCACTGCCCACAGACGAGACGCGCTTCTTGGCACAGGCGGCACAGAcggcacagacagcacagaaagCCCAGACGGCACAGACGGCCCAGACGGCCCAGACGGCCCAGACGGCCCAGCTCTTCCAGGAGCTGCAGCGGGAGGTGATGGTGAAGCTGCGCGCTCCACCGGCCGGCCGCTCGCTGccctcctcccccatccccatGGCCTTCACCCCGGCCGGGCACCGGCAGATCATCCTGCCCTCCTCCTTCGAGGACAAGCCCCAGGTGCCGCCGCGCATCCCCATCCCGCCCATGCGGCCCTCGAGACGCGCCCGGACGCCCAGCTAccgctcctccgcctcgctgaGCGACGAGGTCGACCGAGACGACCGAGCGGACGACGCCGGCGGCCAGGAGCGGCCGCCTCGCATCCCGCCCCGGGACCACGCCCTGTCTCAGCCCAGCTCCCGGGCCCCCAGCCCCATGGGCCCCCTGCGCGTGGGCTCCCCCCAGAGGTCAGGGCAGGGCATGTGCTGCGTGGGCACGCTAGGCTCCTTCCTCTCCGCCGCGCCCtgcctgcccccctcccccgccgcTCCTCCGCCCAAGCAGCCTGTGCCCCTCACCCCCGCCACCCACAGCTTTGCGCGAGACCCCCAGTACACCACCACGGAGgcggcccaggcccaggccaaGGCCCCCTGCATCCTGCCGGTGGTGTGTGACGGCACCAAGGCCAGCAGCACGCACTATTACCTGCTGCCCGAGAGGCCCGCTTACCTGGACAAATATGAGCGCTTCCTGAGGGACTCGGAGAGCAGCGAGGACAGGAAGACCACCAATATGGCTACAGTCAGGCCCATGATTCAGCAGAAGCCAGCTAGCAAGCCCAGCTACAGCTCAACCACCAACAGCAGTGGGATAGCTAACCCCCCAATCCTGGCCTGGACGACCAACCAAGTTAGCATCAACCGATCAGAGTCCACTGCGCCTACCCTCAACTCTGTCAAATAT gttCAGGAGGCTGTGCACGGTGTGACGGTGGAGGAGTGTCAGGCGGCCCTGCTGAGCCACAGCTGGAATGTTCCGGAGGCCATCCGCTACCTGAAG GTGGAGCAGTTGTTCCGCCTGGGTCTGAAGGCTCGCTCCGAGTGCCAGGAGGCTCTGCAGAGGTGCAACTGGAACCTGGAGCAGGCCAGCACCCAGATGCTCGACTCCTACGGCCCGACCAGGCAGAGGTAG